The window GCAAATGGCGCTGCCGTTTTGAATGAACTCAAATCGAGCTGAATCTCCCTCCGGATTTGTGAGTTGACGCACACACATGGATTCGGCTACCCTTATTTCCAGTTCGACTCGTTTTCCCTGCTGGAATCTTGATCGTCAGGCATCCTGGCGGCGATGATACCAAAAGAAATCCCGGTTTTTTTTTCGATTGGCTGGCTGCACGTAACCATCCCGCGGTTCGTCATCGCCGTCGCTCTCATCATGATCGCGGTCGAAATCATGCGGCCCGGGCGCTCGTGGCCCAAGGTGGCGGGCTGGTGGACGCGCGCCGCGCTGCTCAACATGTGCCAGGTTGCCATCGTGTACACGGCCGCGATCGTGTGGGATGGGTGGATGATGCGTCACCGCCCGTGGTCGGCCGGCGCGCTCGGCGTCACCGGCGGAGCGCTCGCGGGATATTTCGTCCTGACGTTCGTCTATTATTGGTGGCACTACTGGCGCCATCGCTCGCATTTTCTGTGGCGCTGGCTGCACCAAGTACACCACAGCCCGCAGCGCATCGAAATAATTACGAGCTTTTATAAACACCCGATCGAGATTGTCACCAACGGGCTGCTCTCCAGTGCGATCGTTTATTGGCTTGTC of the Candidatus Binatia bacterium genome contains:
- a CDS encoding sterol desaturase family protein, whose protein sequence is MIPKEIPVFFSIGWLHVTIPRFVIAVALIMIAVEIMRPGRSWPKVAGWWTRAALLNMCQVAIVYTAAIVWDGWMMRHRPWSAGALGVTGGALAGYFVLTFVYYWWHYWRHRSHFLWRWLHQVHHSPQRIEIITSFYKHPIEIVTNGLLSSAIVYWLVGVGAEAASYAVLLSGFAELFYHWNVKTPYWLGFIVQRPESHCIHHEEGLHAYNYADLPLWDMLFGTFRNPRRWEARCGFGGDESRLGEMLAGFDVNQEAAAP